The following is a genomic window from Neodiprion virginianus isolate iyNeoVirg1 chromosome 1, iyNeoVirg1.1, whole genome shotgun sequence.
GTCTGACACTGGCCCCTTTTTCTTGGATCCCAGACACGAATAGTGCTATCATCACTGCCAGAACAAAGTTGTGTAGGTCCTCTCCGAGCTCCGGATATAGAATTAACAAACGATGTGTGTCCTTTGAGTTTCTTTATTCTGTATCCAGATCCGAGATCCCAGAGTCCCAGGGTCATATCTGTGCTTGCAGTGTACAAGTTACTGCCATCTGGGCTGAAGTGCATTTCCATCACTGCGCCGCTATGGCCCGACATTACAGCAATGTTCTCACATTCGCCATAGACGTTCCATATAACTGTTATCATGGGGcagttttataatataataattgaatatatattaGAGTTTATCCGACATGCAATATTGAAACATGTTGCATAGTATTTACTCACATATTTGTCTGTCAAAACCCGTCGATGCGAGGTATTGACCCTCCGGATGAAACTCAACAGAGAAAATATCTCCTTGGTGTCCTTCAAGGAGCATAATTGGCGCCATAAGTGATGAAGTTCTGGGAGGGCCCTGTGATAAGAATTATCCGATTTAGTTCCAAGTAATAAAAGTGTCTCAATTCGTCTCTCAGAGAAATATAAGTGAGGTTATATTTACACTTTGGATCACCGCCTTTTCTCTACTGCTGAAAACCACttcatttttcgttcttttcgAAGCTGGCACCAATGCTAGAATCTCATCACCTTTTCTCTTGTCTAAGATCGGCAttgttattgtaaaattgtaaaatgtcTGTTCACAAACAACCAACCAGCGAGCAGCCGAACTGTGCATATATCATCCCAAAGTAAAAAGACACTAGCGTTTTGTGATTGCGAATTGGGTGGTACGCTGACATCTGTGCAACAGCCGGTCAGTATGGGTTCTGCATTACTTACTGATGCGAGGTCTTCCATTGTTTTTCTATGTGACGCACTGATGATTGATACACACGATTGTTTTTGTTATGAATCGCTTACATCAGGACGATATTAGTAGTTgaacaagtaaaaaataagGCAACTATtgatattgtataatttattaaatactTAGATTACTTAACTATCTATTTACTTTGCACAGTAgcattaattttcatctatttaGATTTTAATGTTTTAAACATTATCATCGCAGTGCCAACATTTACCGTATTAAGAGGACGAAAAGATTGGCAACATCAAGTATGTACATGTTTATTCTGTATCAGTTACCTGAGGATACTAAACTGATTTGATCTATATAAATAATAggaaataacatttttatcgcGCTATACATACGTTCGTAGATGCGTTCAACAGTTGAACGAGTACATTTAACGACGGCGAATATAACTCAGTTTGTGTATTCttttgtacattttcaaatctaCGGAatagtacatacatacgtatgtaacATAGGTATATACTTATCGCGAAGCAAACTTATTTTACACGCAAAGTAATCTACAGTGTTGCAAGCTGGAAAATTATGTTATAAAATTGGTGCTACTTAAGTGATCCGCAAAATCAATTAAATGTTATTATCCACAAAAAATGTACACAGGACAATCCACTTGTCGCATACCCCATGATGGCTCTTAGGGATGATCTAAAGTAGGCTTGTAGAATTGATGAGTGTAATTTCTCAGCACATTGATTCTTTATAGGAGCATCGTCGTTGGATTTTCCATGAAACTTTTGAATGCTGTGAGCCATTGAGCTCCAACCGCTCCATCCACAGTGCGATGATCACAGCTGGCTGTAACGCTCATGAAGTTTGCAGTTTCGAATCTGTGAAATTTTACAGTAACAATATGATGGAAAAAAGTGCTCGATTAACTGAAAATAAGTCTAATAAGACTAGTTTAGGTACTATTAGGAGATTTCTTAGTTTAccctttttcgtttttcgctgGAATCAATCGAGATTCGGTCGTACCAACAGCCAGAATGATGGACTGTGGTGGATTTATGATTGCGGAGAAGGTTTTAATACCGAACATTCCTAAGTTTGATACAGTAATCGTTCCACCTTGGAATTCGTTAGGCTGTAGCTTCCCATCTCTCGCCTTTGCTGCCAAAGCTTTCACTTCTTTGCTGATTTGTACAATACCCTTTGTGTCAGCTGCGAATACAATCGGAGTGATAAGACCATTGTCTGTACTTACAGCGACGCTTACATCCACATTGTGATACCtgaagaggaggaaaagaaaatgtaatattaatttaGTTGAGATGCC
Proteins encoded in this region:
- the LOC124304580 gene encoding U5 small nuclear ribonucleoprotein 40 kDa protein is translated as MHSSAARWLVVCEQTFYNFTITMPILDKRKGDEILALVPASKRTKNEVVFSSREKAVIQSGPPRTSSLMAPIMLLEGHQGDIFSVEFHPEGQYLASTGFDRQIFIWNVYGECENIAVMSGHSGAVMEMHFSPDGSNLYTASTDMTLGLWDLGSGYRIKKLKGHTSFVNSISGARRGPTQLCSGSDDSTIRVWDPRKRGQCQTLNNTYQVTAVTFNDTAEQVISGGIDNDIKVWDLRKNAVLYRLKGHTDTVTGLSLSPDGSYILSNSMDNTLKIWDVRPFGPYERCVKILSGHQHNFEKNLLRCAWSPDGSKVSSGSSDRFHYIWDTTSRRILYKLPGHNGSINDVDFHPKEPIVVSGSSDKQIYLGEIEG